The nucleotide window GAAACATTGGGCAAGCatagggaaaatggtggaatttttcaagctaaaatacacatattttgcgtatttaagaatcaaataaataGCAAAAAAGACACATTTATATATTTCAGAATCAAATAAATTTTcctttaatgggggcttaaaagcatgcaTCATTGAATAAGGGAAACATTgcagaaacatggggaaaatggtggatccatccaacaatccatccatgcatgcacacgcATACAAACaaacatgcatgatccatccatccatccatccatccaaccatccattcatgcatgcatcGTACCTACATGCATGCAATGATACATACACACACAGGCatgatccatctatccatccatgcatacccgcatgcacacatatatacatgcatcatccatccaaccatccatctatccatccatgcatgcatacatacatacgtacatccattgtccatccatttatccatgcatgcatacatatacacacaaacATGCATTtacatacaaccatgcatccataaaaaaaatgaaatggatttttattttttttttgttataaacagatttttggcgatattatcaaaatattgatgataaattggcgatacaagtgacacttggaatttacatggTCAGAAACATTGgtgatacattagcgatattaatacattggcgatacttagtgatatATTGCCAATACCTGGGATTTCTAATATTACccgtgttatcggtatcgccgagctgacgataccgataatatcgctgatgcCCAGAACACTGGTCACAACCATGTAGGCTTTATGTAAATGAGCCATATCTATCGGAATTGAATGACCATAGGCTTGTTTGAAAGACGACTCAATAGGCTTTCAAATGAGACCATTTTCATGTCAGATGTCACTTTGACATTGTTGGATATTAAAAATAGCCCACAAAAAAAGGGACAAAAATACTAATGGTAAACAGGGCCAACTAATTCTAACTGTAATTAGTAACTAATGGCCCGTTTGGAtaacaccaaataagttactttttctacttatagcagtagataagtgacttatttcagataagtaagtttggtttatgattagttagaagtaacttttttacttaaaagtacataatcacttcagttaatttttttagcttttctacttttcataagttgctgaagagaggcatcaggagagatgaaagagaggggaagctgataagtatgttggtcaccaaacatacttttcttcttaataagtagaaaacaagataagctacttgtggaataagtagcttatcttaagcaacttacgatccaaatgccccctaaatGACTATTGAATTAGTCTACAATGCCCATTGGGATCACTAATCTTCTATAAGATGTAGACTATCATAGTGGTCAATATCTCCAAGTTGGATAGTTGGACATTCCAAAACCTTAATTAGGACCCTTGAACGAGCCTGTTCATCGATCATCCAGCTTGTGTGGCCTGGATGCGGCCTAGATGGCATCATTTTTCTTGAACTTTGAAAAACTCATCCTCAAGATGACTGATGGTAATTATCCATGGCATCGATCCATCTTTATAATGCCATTTCTTTGGATTTGGTGGTGTATTCCTCCATGTAGACAAGGCACGGGGTAGATCGGATCACCTTATCTCCTTGTGTACTTGGTCTACACCTTGGCTTTGTTGCTTTGTCATTTTTGGTATGGAACAGTGTTTTAACAAGCTatgctatgtagtgtgtagcttacgctacatagtGTGGTTTAGCCTTAACGCTATGTAGCTCTTGAAAATAAGCTTAAGTTGTGTATAGCCTACGCTATATGATAATTCACATGTTCTACACGCTACATAGACTATGCTATGTGGTATGTAGCTtgttacaagttatttttcactacaatattaaaatcaattaatgttttcaatgatttgttatatttttctgtttttaataaaaattagttaatctgtTGAATGCTGTTAGTAAGATAATATAactaacaatattaaatcaattttgttgctctttctttactttcATACTTtatcattgccctttcctattactttaggttgcaatTGTTTGCacctaatatcatgaaatttttttaaatttcattattaaacagtctaatttggtgtagaatatcatgaaattggtgcaaccttgattaaaaatctagaagtagcgtgtagcttatgctatacgctatgtagcttatgcctcacgcttcaaaggggtgaacgctatgctacatgctatttgctatttaaaacactagtatCGATTATGGAAACAATGTGTTCATCCCAATAATGACTGTTTTTACCTTCTCCTTCTCCGCAACGTATGTCTCATCCGATGAGTCACATTTGAATTCCTTTGTAATGCAACTAGATCAAGGAAGAAACTGATTGCAATGAAGTTCAGCGtactaaattgaaaattcaaattgcATATGTGAAAAGGATACAATAACTGTGACTGCGCACATATGAGAAAAGACACAATGACTGACTGCGAGCAAGCTCAACATTCCTCTAGTCTTATACTGGGGATCACTACCCTCCCTTCAACACACTACCGTAAAAATAAAAGAACTTgctcaaagaaaatatcattcaACTGTCTTATTCTATAGGGCCAATGCCTTATTTATAATGAGTATTTTCAAGGTTTGCTCCTTGAGAAAATCTTTAGCATATTTAAGGAATCCAAAAATAGAATTCCTTGCTAGCCAAGATCTCTCCTTAAATACGAAActttaataattacttatttcttAGCATAGAGATATTTTCCTAACATAGaaatatgaaagaaatgaaattagAAACAAGCTAAAAAAGGAAATTGGACATTTTCTTATGCACACATGTGGAGCATGCATGTGTGGGATGTGGCGCGGTCGCATAAATTCCCCCCGTCTTAGAAAAACTTGGCTCCATTGAGTAAATGGCAATGTACTCCTAATAAATCTTTGGGTTGCTGTGCTTGAAATCGTTTGCTGAGATCCACATGTTGCCGGATCTCAGTTGGCCCTTCCACTTGAAGAGAAACTTCTAATACCTTCATTGGTGTGTGGAACTTAGTTGATTGCCCAACACATCTTCAGTGATTTCTTCGAATTGGTGGGGTACCTTGGGTATCTAGATGGCTCATTCTACCATGTTCTTATCTTCATGATGTCCAAGATAAATTATAAGGTCTTCCACATTGAAAATCGGGCTGGCCTTCATTTCAGGTGGAAGCTCGATCAGGTATGCATCATCACCTAGCTTCTTCAAAATGCGATAAGAACCCACCTTTCTGGAGTGAAGCTTGGTGTAAATGCCTATCGGAAATGGAAACCTTTCCTTGGATAATTATAAACCTGAATAAAGGTTTTATACATGaatctaaaaataattttaatcaagaaggatgatttttttttttgaaactctAGATCTCAGAATGTTGTCAGCTCAGTTTGTAAGTCGTATCTAAACAATTAGTTTCAACTCTTTGATCTTCTTATTTGCTAATTTGTTATCCTATAGAGAACCCACTAGCTATTATTATTGtagagtttttttcttttcttttcctttctcattttcattctGTGATATGTGCTTCTTGAAATTTCAGGCTTTGCTTTTGATACACAGGTTTTTTAGTGTATCACTTGTAATATTCTTCATTCTATGGTATGCGTCCTCACCTGGATATTCACCTTCCATTTCGAAGGTAAGAGTCAAATCTGATTATATACATAAATAAGCTTTGAGTTGATATTCTTATGTTTATCTTTCCTTTCTAATTCTTGTCATTCACTGTGTTTATTCTGCTATATCCAGGTTTCAATTTCTGATTCCATAGTGAAAGAGGACAGAAAGGTTGAAGATAATCAAAGTCCTGCATATTCTGCAGGATGGGGCCACCATGGATGGTTATATGTTTCAGTTAGAACTGGCTTCTTCCTTTGGGTATGAGGGTAACAATGGTTGGCTGCTGAGGGATTAAGCGGTTCATTAATAGTTTTGCTAAGCCCATGCTCACCTCTGTGGGGGCACCAGAGCCATGCATCAGCTTAGGGCTGTCAATGTGTATGGCCCCGTGTATAACTGATGGACCCAGCCTGATTTTAATGGGTCCGGGTCCCATCTTTTGTACCCATTCAGTATTCGGGTTGGTTTCGGGTCTCACCTTTTGGACCTAGTTAAAACCAGGTCTAGTCAGGTTCAGGTCTGGTCGGGATAGTTTTTAGCAGTACCatcatatatttattatattaataaTTTCAGCAATGAAATGAGGTTTCCTAAGCCACACACATCTAAGAGAGCCCATTTACTTACCATAAACGTGTCAAAGTGACACACGTGTGAGATCTGATTCATCTATCTGGTGGGCCCAAACATGTAGCTCTTATTTTTCCTGGACCGAACTCGAAAGCTAGATCCAAAGACCTGATGGGTAGCTGAACCTGATAGGATCCAGGTATTCAAGAACTAGACCTGGGCTGGAAGGGATCAGGATCTGGCAAGATGTGAACCCAGTTATCTTGGGTATGGGTACTATAGAACCCGACCTGTTGACAGCCTTACATTAGGTGGAGCCTCACCATGTAGATGACCATGTATCAAATATCAGGAGGGTCCActcatcaaaataaataaatagataaaagaagttccactcatcaggttggccacCTGTGTATATTGCGAACTTTCTGTAAATTGTCCATGTTTCTCATACATGTGTGGGGCCTGAAGGGACCCAGCCCGGCAAGACGCCAACCTAGTTATCTTGGGTATGGGTAgtttgggacccacctgttgacagccctacatCAGGTGGAGCCCTGTAGATGACCATGTATCAAATATCAGGAGGGTCCACTCATCAAAATAAACAAATAGATAAATGAAGGTCCACTTGTCAGGTTGGCCACCGGTGTATATTGGAAATTACCTGTATATTGTCCATGTTtctcatgcatgtgtggccctacctgatgaatgaacCAGGCAACCAGCCCAATTTTTGGGCTAAGTCATCTATACGGAGCTGATTTCTTATGCACGGCTAGGATGTTCCACAGAAGTGCCTGTTTTGCATGTATGCCCACATGCATGGGCATAGCACAGCTCATTAATATGAAGTGGTCACTAGAAATCATTTTACTAAAATAGTCTGATGCAATGTCCATTTGTGTTCTGTAGGTTGCACTGCTTAATCTTATTACTATATCTTCGACCTGGGCTCGAGTAATTGACATTATGGACAGTGAGGTTTGTATGCTTCTCGATAGCATTAAGGAGATAAGTGGTGGCTTTCATGCAATCTTTGACTGACTTTTGTGTTCAGTCAGGTTCGAGATTGATTGGCTTTGTTGGTGCTGGTGCTACACTCGGGCAGCTTTTTGGGTCATTGTTTGCAGCGGGAACTGCTTGGTTGGGACCTTGTATGGCTTTCCATCTTTTCATTAACTGGAAGCTGTGGTTTGTGAATTGTGATGCTTTAGTCCTGCTGCTGCTTTTTACCCATCCTTCTATGCCGTTGTTGATTTTTAATCTGTGTTTTCTTTCAGTTTTGCTTCTCTTTGCTGCTTTCTTGATGGAGCTTGCTGCACAGGCATCAAAAGGAATCAACCAGGATACACGCCATCAGTCTGAAGAATTGTCTTCCCTCAGGTGGGTTATCCTTGGATTTCTTTGCTACAATTGTTAAAAAGCTAGAAATATTTTTTATAAACAAAAAAGGTGACTTACTGAAAATACTGTTTTGTATTTGATGAAAGGAAATGGACTTTAGTAATTGAGCAATTTTATGGGGTTAAGTGGACCACTTTTCTAGTTTCTAACTGTTTCAAACTTCACAGAATGTCTAAACGTAGTAGTTTCAATAAGGTTATGACAGAAAGTGATCCTTACTCATTTTTAGCAAAGGTGAAATACTGAGGACTCCATATAAAGTGGACATAGTTGGAACGATTGTGATGGAGATCGGTCTAAAGGTCAGCGTGCAGCCAAAGTCATAAGACTTAATCTCCTATCTGATTCAATCCATTGTATGACTTGCGTATTTCAAAAGAGTTAATACAAAGCAGAAACCCAAATAAGACTGCACTATAGATTGTGCTTTCAACCCTTCAAACTTGTACAAAAGGCTGTAGGTTGCTTTTGAACGGTAACATTAATCTCTCGAATGGATAATTATTGATTTATGTTAAACATCCAAATCACCCATCCCAGATCTGCAATGTTAGCCTGAAGAATTAGGTTCTGCGCTCCAAATCTTCACTACGTGTGTAACAGTCATCATGGATGAACATCGATGCAATGAATGATTCAGTGCCTAACATTATGAGCATGACAAATTTAGATGTTAATGCTGTTTTGATGTGTTTCCACTGTTAGATATTCCTACAAGTGATTAACAGAAGCACAACACTCATAGACTTTCAGTTCATTTCATAAAAGAAAAAGGTTACCATAATAGAGCAAAAATCCTTGTAGAAGGAATATTAATTCATGAAGAAGAAAACGATCACTCAGATAAAGAGGACATGTGATATGAAATAACTGAAGAACACATTACTTAAGATCTGGTCATTTGTGGGATGAAAGAGTGAAAGCATAGAGGCAAGGAAGAAGCATACATTCGTCCTTATTCTCAATGTTACGCAAGGAGTAGACATGATGGTCCTTTATATAGAGGTTCAGATGTGTCTCTCAATGTTTATATAGCAATGATAAACACAAAGATGTAAGATGCATGCTGGATTATGGAAGGTGGTTTATAATCAttgtcatttgaaaaaaaaaagttctggTTTGGTCACAGGCAGAAGCCTGTGAGAAAATGAGGCATGATGTAGGTGACTGCTTTCAGTCTGATAATGATGCAAGGGCAAATCAATCTTGACGTAATGGTCCGCTTCTCTATTGGAGGAAATTAATGTCTACAGGTGGCTCTGTGATTGTCTTCACTCCATGAAATGCATATGCATACAAAAATAGGCTGCAAATTGTTACCAGTAGGCCAATAGATTCCTAACCTGCTTCTGCAACTAGCATTGCGAATGCAGTCTTCCAGTATTCTGCTCCAGCATTTTATCCATGATCTGTGAATAGAGAAACAATGTGGAGATACATGAAGCTTCAGTTTATTATATAGTATGTGGATTTTATTTGTTAGTTTCTACTTTCTAGTTGGTATTAGGATTTTCCATGTGGGTTTGTACTTAGAAAATATACATGTTCTTATTTGTTTATTGGTTTTGGCTATTTTCTCTCATAGAGAATCTATTCCAGCTGAACATGCTCAGGCCGATGGACAAGCAAGACCCGCTCACACAGTATCTTCCCCTAAATCATCTACGCCCACAGAGCCTCAGCTTTTCATCATGTTAGATGGGCTGCGCCTGATAATGTCATCAACTTACCTGCTTTATGTGTCTCTATTTCTGTGGTTGAGTGCAGTTGTCTCTTCCTTCTTTTACTTTCAGGTATGCTAAGCATTTTATTTATCAGCCTGCATTCCTACATGTAAAGTGATCTGATAATGTGATGATATTGTACAGTGGTTGAGATTGTCGATATGTGGCAGTGGTTGAGATTGTCGATATGTGGCGGTCCATATCCTGAAGTCTAGGCAATCAGGGGTGGCCTGAAATGGATGGTTAACTCATAAAAGGGGCAATAACCTATATTTAACAGGCAAAACTGACAATAATCAGATGTCAGAGTTGGTCACTGACTATGGTTTTGGGCCTGTTACTCATCCACATGGTGACCCAATATCTATTGGTTCTGATAATCTATTTGCCTTACATGTTTGCCATGAGTATGGTGTATACAGGCACTTcgtatttgaagcacatgttAGAATGGCATTCTTTTTGTAGTTTGGTATAGGAAAGTGAAAGAAAAGGAATAAGGGAGAAAAGGGAGGAGAATGAAAGAAGAATGAGAAGGGTTGAATTTGAACAACCTGTTACAATATGCCTTCTGCACCTTAGGTTTACCAAATACCATGAAGGGAGAAGCTACATGATCAAAACACCAAAGACAAGCTGGACAATATGTTATATATGGCCTTGATTAAGatcacttaggtgggccatacaatcgtATGGACACACCCCTCATCAATAGCACTCCCCCTCAAGATGGATCATGGATGTCATCCAAGCTAGCCTGTGTTGAATGCTTGATAACAGACTTCTTCTGAGAGCTTTGGTAAAAATGTCTGCAACTTGATCCTGAGATTTGATGTATGCCCAAGATTTCTCTTTAGGGGACATCTTCTCATGAATAAAGTGACAGGCACTAGGGGTTCCAacccatggcttagtggtagacagaGACACAGAgtgcatttcaacactgaggtcatgagttcaagtgccatgtggtgtgtgtaaaaaaagtaaaaaagtgaCAGGCCACTTCAATGTGTTTGATCCTCTCCTGGAAGATCGGGTTATTAGCAATGCGTGAAGCCACCTGTTTATCACAATGTAAGGGAATGGGACCTTCAATTGGAAAACCAATATCATGAAGCAATGTTTTTAGCCACATTAGCTCACAAGTTGTATGTGTCAGGAATCTATATTCTACCTCTGCAATTGATCTTGCTACCAAttctgctttttgctcttccaagTCACTAATTTGCACCAACTTATATATGCTAACCAGTAGTCAAGCATCTATCATCAGGGGAACCAGCCCAATTTGCATATGAGTATCCTTCAGCATGCACATCTCTTGTTAGTTATACCACGGCCGGGGGATCCCTTCAAATACCTTAGTATTACAAGTAACTGCATCTCGATGAGAGGTTTTAGGAGCCTGGATGAATTGACTAACAACACTTGCAACAAATGTTATGTTAGGATGGGTGATTATGAGATATATAAGCTTGCCAACAAGCCTACTATACTTGCCTGGATCATCAAATAAATCTCCTTGATCCACAACCAGCTTCTGGTTAGGGTCCATATGAGTATCAATAGGTTCAACCCCAATCATACCAGTCTTTGATGGTAAGTTTTGTAATGTACTTTTGTTGGGAAAGATTAAATCCTGCCTTGTACCTGGCCACTTCATTACCTACAAAATAATGCAGCTCACCCAATTCCTTGGTCTGGAAATGATTCCTGAAATACGCTTTGAGACGAAATATGCCACTGCCATCATTCCCTGTAATCACGATGTCGTCAGCGTACACAACCAACACAATCTCACATGCACCTCTACTTTTCTTAATGAAAACCAAGTGATTGGCTTTGCTTCATACCATTCCAAACTCTAACCCCATCTGGCTAAATTTCTCAAACCATGTCTGATGAGACAACAACTCGTAAACGGATTTTTAAAGCAAACAAACCTTATCTGACTCTCCTTGAGCAACAACCTAAGAGGTTGCTCCATGTACACCTCTTCAGACAAATCCAGGTTCAAGAATGCATTTTTAATATCTAGCTAATGTATAAGCCCGTTCAAATTTGTAGCAATAGAGAAGATAACTTGGACAGAGTTTACTTTTGCCATgagggattatatatatatatatatatatatatatatagagagagagagagagagagagagagagagagagagagagagagagagaataatccACACCAAAAGTCCATGTGAATCCTCTGGCGACAAGACGGGCCTTTAACCGGTCAACAAAGCCATCTAGAAGATACTTTATAGTGAAACCTATTTACATCCCACAGCTCGCTTACCAGCTAGCAATGATGTCAACTCTCATGTCCCATTAGAATGTAAGGCTTGCATCTCGTTATCCATAGCTTTCTTCGAACCACTATCAGATAGGGCTTCCTAAAAGGAATGAAGAATAGACACAGATTACAAGGAACACACAAATTGTTGGAATGAGATACATGATCTAGTTACACATAGTTGGAGATAGGACGAAGAGTGCAAGACCGAGTACCTTTACATACAACAATTGGTAGATCATTCGATATAGGatgatgcaagacaactaaccacttgctctaaaagctcgaactgataaagcacggcgaattaatccctttgtctcatagcccaggccccaaatccatgggttaggtcctcggccgaaccctcctcgtgggcttCAAATTCATGGGTTCCACCCCCTTATgggccccaaatctatgggttctacgggctgcccaccccgagtgtgcccttgcatcccacaggccaccctatTCGAATCCGGTGTGacaatgcccccgcattaatcacccttggtgaggagtctcgaacacgagacctcccgctttgataccaatttgatgtggtacaactaaccacttgctctaaaagcttgaattgataaagcatggcgaattaattcctttatttcatagcccaggacccaaatccatgggttaggtcctcggatgaaccctcctcgtgggccccaaatccatgggttccgcgggccgcccaccccgagtgtgcccctgcatcccacaggccaccccactttagcccggtgtgaaaatgcccccgcattatagGAGGGGGCAATGGATCTGTTGATGTGGAAGATGACGGTTGAGAACATAAGGGATAGGTGGTGCACCACCACCTTCTTCCCTGTAGTGTATACCAGGAGTGCGTGAGTAGTAGATGGGTCAATCAAGAGTGATAGGTCTGGAATGGGTAAAACAACTTGAGGTGATGCATCCATGTCCATAGACTTCTAATGCTGAGAAAGAGAATGGAGTTGATTCAAAGAAATTAATATCAGGACATACAAAATGTTTTTAAGGAAGGGACAATAACACTTGTATACATGCTGAGGCCTGGAATATCCAAGAAAGATACATTTCAAAGAGCGAGGATCTAACTTGTTAAACCTAGGTCCCAAACAGTGAACGAAACATGTACACCCAAAAATCTTTGGAGGGAGAGAAAATAAAGGACACTTGGGACTTGAAATTTGATGAAGAACTTTTTCCTTTAAAATAGATGAGGGCATATAATTGATGAGAAAACATGCAGTGTGAGTATAACTTTTCTTGCCATATTATTATAGCCTACTAATCTGTGTTCCTTGCATGGACTTCTAGGAATCTCCATATTCATCTAGAGTTCTTCATAGCATTTGTCATGCTCCTTTATATTATGGGCTCTGACCTCATAGGTTCTAGCCTCTGATTACTCTTTAGAATCTCATACTGAAACTTGTTGCCT belongs to Magnolia sinica isolate HGM2019 chromosome 8, MsV1, whole genome shotgun sequence and includes:
- the LOC131253559 gene encoding uncharacterized protein LOC131253559 isoform X2; this encodes MATGSRIEAIVSSIVAVHPHEISALIHSFSCFFFILSAYFVVLPLRDEGAISLGLTNLPGLFVGSLALTLVAAPVSTVMFSLPNLSKGRALLLIHRFFSVSLVIFFILWYASSPGYSPSISKVSISDSIVKEDRKVEDNQSPAYSAGWGHHGWLYVSVRTGFFLWVALLNLITISSTWARVIDIMDSESGSRLIGFVGAGATLGQLFGSLFAAGTAWLGPFLLLFAAFLMELAAQASKGINQDTRHQSEELSSLRESIPAEHAQADGQARPAHTVSSPKSSTPTEPQLFIMLDGLRLIMSSTYLLYVSLFLWLSAVVSSFFYFQGRILTVAGVTTAICSAPFAAFSNMVALSLWPTWVAVAVTETLRKVVMYVVTRPGRELLFTVVSQDEKYKAKVCIDVIVQRLGDATAAGIYKLLFSTLDRKASVVSLYALPVCFLWLVIAFHLGRRRAHLAKLQTVSGS